In a genomic window of Gossypium arboreum isolate Shixiya-1 chromosome 7, ASM2569848v2, whole genome shotgun sequence:
- the LOC108475732 gene encoding uncharacterized protein LOC108475732 translates to MKKKYQGNAREKCALLQTLGGEFENLRMKTRETISDYFSKTMTIFNRMRTHGEKLGDVAIIKKNLRSLLLKYNFIVCSIEESKDLDALSIDELKNSLMIHESKFVLQDSEKEALQALSSHKDSRHGNNKWRRRSIDDRRNVWDHRMLDEKPKTIDKS, encoded by the coding sequence ATGAAAAAGAAGTATCAAGGCAATGCAAGGGAAAAGTGTGCACTGCTTCAAACGTTAGGAGGAGAATTTGAGAATTTGCGCATGAAGACAAGAGAGACTATTTCAGATTATTTCTCCAAAACAATGACAATCTTCAATAGGATGCGTACTCATGGGGAAAAGCTTGGAGATGTTGCtatcattaaaaaaaatttacgaTCCTTGTTgttgaaatataattttattgtCTGCTCAATTGAGGAATCAAAAGACCTCGATGCTCTTTCCATTGATGAGTTAAAGAACTCATTAATGATTCATGAGTCAAAATTCGTTTTACAAGATAGTGAGAAGGAAGCGTTGCAGGCACTATCGTCTCACAAAGATTCTAGGCATGGTAACAACAAATGGAGGAGAAGAAGCATCGATGATAGGAGAAATGTTTGGGATCATCGTATGCTTGATGAAAAGCCAAAAACTATAGACAAATCCTAG